A genomic stretch from Amycolatopsis sp. 195334CR includes:
- a CDS encoding FAD-binding oxidoreductase yields the protein MKVIVVGAGVLGTGVARSLTLAGAEVLLLDRRGPGAGTSSTTFAWTNANRKPDPDYYRLNLAGMAEHEELARELPGEPAYFRSGGVQFADADSEPWLAENVERLRGLGYPARWVTRAEAAPLVRGLRIPEETTAIAHFPAEGYVRPDRLVQNLLADAVRHGAVLSIGEVVSTSDGASVTPSDGASVTLADGTVHTADQVVLATGRWTGDLAAHSGIDLPMITDTGRGSPLVGLLGYVRALDLGCVVHTPGLNLRPGAGLPAVVQALDLNPEVDPARPPAPGGEIATTITRRLTALLPDPGQAPEIDFRVGFRALPADGHPIAGYPPEHPRTYCLASHGGITLAPLLGRLVATEILTGEAQELLEPFRPSRLTGVRRADLPAVGRPVKLGEQ from the coding sequence ATGAAGGTCATCGTGGTCGGGGCCGGGGTGCTCGGCACCGGCGTCGCGCGCTCGCTGACCCTGGCCGGTGCGGAAGTCCTCCTGCTGGACCGCCGGGGGCCGGGCGCCGGTACCAGTTCGACCACCTTCGCCTGGACCAACGCCAACCGCAAACCGGATCCGGACTACTACCGGCTGAACCTGGCGGGCATGGCCGAGCACGAGGAACTCGCCCGGGAATTGCCCGGCGAACCCGCGTACTTCCGCAGTGGCGGCGTGCAGTTCGCCGACGCCGACAGCGAGCCGTGGCTGGCGGAGAACGTGGAACGCTTGCGGGGGCTGGGATATCCGGCGCGCTGGGTGACCCGGGCGGAGGCGGCGCCCCTGGTGCGCGGGCTCCGGATCCCCGAGGAAACCACGGCGATCGCGCACTTCCCCGCCGAGGGCTACGTCCGCCCGGACCGCCTGGTGCAGAACCTGCTGGCCGACGCGGTCCGGCACGGCGCGGTGCTGTCGATCGGGGAGGTGGTGTCCACAAGCGACGGTGCTTCGGTCACGCCGTCCGACGGTGCGTCGGTCACGCTGGCCGACGGCACCGTGCACACCGCCGACCAGGTGGTGCTGGCCACCGGGCGGTGGACCGGCGACCTCGCCGCCCACTCCGGCATCGACCTCCCGATGATCACCGACACCGGCCGCGGATCCCCGCTCGTCGGCCTGCTCGGGTACGTCCGCGCGCTCGACCTCGGCTGCGTGGTCCACACCCCGGGCCTGAACCTGCGGCCCGGCGCGGGCCTGCCCGCCGTGGTGCAGGCACTCGACCTGAACCCGGAGGTCGACCCGGCCCGGCCGCCCGCTCCCGGCGGCGAGATCGCCACCACGATCACCCGGCGGCTCACCGCGTTGCTGCCCGATCCCGGACAGGCCCCGGAAATCGACTTCCGGGTGGGTTTCCGCGCCCTGCCCGCCGACGGTCACCCCATCGCGGGTTACCCGCCGGAGCACCCGCGGACCTACTGCCTGGCCTCGCACGGGGGCATCACCCTGGCGCCGCTGCTGGGCCGGCTGGTCGCCACCGAAATCCTCACCGGTGAAGCGCAGGAACTACTGGAACCCTTCCGCCCCAGCCGACTCACCGGCGTGCGGCGGGCTGATCTCCCGGCCGTCGGCCGGCCGGTCAAGCTGGGTGAGCAGTAG
- a CDS encoding helix-turn-helix domain-containing protein — protein sequence MDERTTAIALHVVRALASDPAVLGRAVEAARRSSPEVARLPAAENRRHIATLLTEAVAHLERGDEHEAGDFSAAFALGADRAAQGVPIIDLLRGVHAGRAEVTRAGVDAARAAGVDEATILEFIVDLDHYVGAVQRQIVSGYHTAELELSRTARDLSTQVLRQLLLPGERLPDAEALGRAGLTPERRYHCVVSAVTDPRDARSLEQQLAPFGGVYGFVEGTLTGVAPHNPALPGDAPVVVTSPARPLLALRDTYPLCSQALAVASERGLAGVQPLVGLAAETALAAHPALARTLAGELLAPLDPANEFHQEIAATAVAFLDHGCVINATAKALHIHANTVRYRLDRLNELVGIDVNDRSHPYVVTAMQTWWALRTWLQSR from the coding sequence GTGGACGAGCGGACCACCGCCATCGCGCTGCACGTGGTGCGGGCGCTGGCGAGCGATCCGGCCGTGCTCGGCCGGGCGGTCGAGGCCGCCCGCCGCAGCTCACCCGAGGTGGCGCGGCTGCCCGCCGCGGAGAACCGCAGGCACATCGCCACCCTGCTCACCGAGGCCGTGGCCCACCTCGAACGCGGGGACGAGCACGAGGCCGGTGACTTCTCGGCGGCCTTCGCCCTCGGTGCCGACCGCGCCGCCCAAGGCGTGCCGATCATCGACCTGCTGCGCGGGGTGCACGCGGGCCGGGCCGAGGTCACCCGCGCCGGGGTGGACGCCGCCCGCGCGGCGGGGGTCGACGAGGCCACGATCCTGGAGTTCATCGTCGACCTGGACCACTACGTCGGCGCGGTGCAGCGCCAGATCGTCAGCGGCTACCACACCGCCGAACTCGAACTCTCCCGCACGGCAAGGGATCTCAGCACGCAGGTGCTGCGCCAACTGCTGCTCCCCGGCGAACGGCTGCCGGACGCCGAAGCGCTCGGCCGGGCCGGGCTGACCCCCGAACGCCGGTACCACTGCGTGGTTTCCGCGGTGACCGATCCGCGTGACGCCAGGTCGCTGGAACAGCAGCTCGCGCCCTTCGGCGGGGTGTACGGCTTCGTGGAAGGAACGCTGACCGGTGTCGCGCCGCACAACCCGGCGCTGCCCGGGGACGCGCCGGTGGTGGTGACTTCGCCCGCCCGGCCGCTGCTGGCGTTGCGCGATACGTATCCCTTGTGCAGCCAGGCACTCGCCGTCGCTTCCGAACGCGGGCTCGCCGGAGTCCAGCCGCTCGTCGGGCTCGCCGCCGAAACCGCGCTGGCCGCGCACCCGGCACTGGCCCGCACGCTCGCCGGCGAACTGCTGGCACCACTGGACCCCGCCAACGAGTTCCACCAGGAGATCGCCGCCACGGCGGTGGCCTTCCTGGACCACGGTTGCGTGATCAACGCGACCGCCAAGGCGCTGCACATCCACGCCAACACCGTTCGCTACCGCCTGGACCGGCTGAACGAACTCGTCGGCATCGACGTCAACGACCGGTCCCACCCCTACGTGGTGACCGCGATGCAGACGTGGTGGGCGCTGCGCACGTGGCTCCAGTCGCGCTGA
- a CDS encoding STAS domain-containing protein, translating into MVDGIAFSWELRPRTAVVALSGELDVMTAPELPSGLQPLLQDPPPVQLVVLDLSRLAFLGWAGVRALAAVVRDLRDRDVTACFVSPRGTAVSRTLDLAGTAEFIDVFRSRQDALVHHVA; encoded by the coding sequence ATGGTGGACGGGATCGCTTTCTCCTGGGAGCTCCGGCCGCGGACGGCGGTCGTGGCGCTGTCCGGCGAGCTGGACGTGATGACGGCCCCCGAACTGCCGTCCGGGCTGCAACCGCTCCTGCAGGACCCGCCGCCGGTTCAGCTGGTCGTGCTGGACCTCAGCCGGCTCGCGTTCCTCGGTTGGGCCGGGGTGCGCGCGCTGGCCGCCGTGGTGCGCGACCTGCGGGACCGCGACGTCACGGCCTGCTTCGTGTCCCCCCGCGGTACCGCGGTCTCCCGGACGCTGGACCTCGCCGGCACCGCGGAGTTCATCGATGTGTTCCGGTCGCGTCAGGATGCCCTTGTGCATCACGTCGCATAG
- a CDS encoding B12-binding domain-containing protein, translated as MSTPTCNANGHRELAVARLWDAVTACDEQAAVEAALAALDAGLDLEETLLDVVGVVQRRVGQEWAANRLSVAQEHAATAINERVIAAAVQSRPRSRPVLGRITVACVDGEWHALPARLLAETLKLRGFAVDYLGAQVPTPHLITHLHQTGPDAVALSGSIATRLPTAHATITACQAAGVPVIAGGAAFGPEGRYARLLGADAWAPDARAAADRLAGSPLPMPRRGHEVLDDLPHLADQEYTMVVRTAPELVKAVYAGLEGRVPAMREYTDLQRQHTAEDLAHIVDFLATSLYTGDDELFLGFLTWTAEILAVRGVPAATLLPALDLLTTELRDFTRAAPLLARAHDHLGKTA; from the coding sequence ATGAGCACCCCCACGTGCAACGCGAACGGGCACCGCGAGCTGGCCGTCGCCCGGCTCTGGGACGCGGTGACCGCGTGCGACGAGCAGGCCGCGGTCGAAGCCGCCCTCGCCGCGCTCGACGCCGGCCTTGACCTGGAAGAGACCCTGCTCGACGTGGTCGGCGTGGTGCAGCGCCGGGTCGGCCAGGAATGGGCGGCCAACCGGCTGAGCGTGGCGCAGGAGCACGCGGCCACCGCGATCAACGAGCGGGTGATCGCCGCCGCGGTGCAGTCGCGGCCGCGCTCGCGCCCGGTGCTCGGCCGGATCACCGTGGCCTGCGTCGACGGCGAATGGCACGCGCTGCCCGCCCGGCTGCTGGCCGAGACGCTGAAGCTGCGCGGGTTCGCGGTGGACTACCTCGGGGCCCAGGTGCCCACCCCGCACCTGATCACCCACCTGCACCAGACCGGGCCGGACGCGGTGGCGCTGTCCGGTTCGATCGCCACCCGGCTGCCCACCGCGCACGCCACCATCACCGCCTGCCAGGCCGCCGGGGTGCCGGTGATCGCCGGCGGGGCCGCCTTCGGGCCGGAGGGCCGGTACGCGCGGCTGCTCGGCGCGGACGCCTGGGCGCCCGACGCCCGGGCCGCGGCCGACCGCCTCGCCGGCTCGCCGCTGCCCATGCCGCGCCGCGGCCACGAGGTGCTCGACGATCTGCCGCACCTGGCCGACCAGGAGTACACGATGGTCGTGCGGACCGCGCCGGAACTGGTCAAGGCCGTCTACGCCGGGCTGGAGGGGCGGGTGCCCGCGATGCGCGAGTACACCGACCTGCAGCGGCAGCACACCGCCGAGGACCTCGCGCACATCGTCGACTTCCTGGCCACCTCGCTCTACACCGGGGACGACGAGCTGTTCCTCGGCTTCCTGACCTGGACCGCCGAGATCCTCGCCGTGCGCGGGGTGCCCGCCGCGACCCTGCTGCCCGCTCTGGACCTGCTCACCACCGAACTGCGCGACTTCACCCGGGCCGCCCCGCTGCTCGCCCGCGCGCACGACCACCTGGGGAAGACCGCATGA
- a CDS encoding STAS domain-containing protein — MTTVSLNTLTCTWSTPEERTAVLRLDGDLDYSCSTEFAELIRTRLAGTPDLRTLRLDCGALGLCDSGGLSALLMIRRHTEAAGVVLHLDHRGAALERLLEVTGTRHYLTGERTVASVEQEQRGDS, encoded by the coding sequence ATGACGACCGTTTCGCTGAACACGCTCACCTGCACCTGGAGCACGCCGGAGGAGCGGACCGCGGTGCTGCGGCTCGACGGCGACCTCGACTATTCGTGCTCGACGGAGTTCGCCGAGCTGATCAGGACGCGGCTGGCCGGCACGCCGGACCTGCGGACGCTGCGGCTGGACTGCGGCGCGCTCGGCCTGTGCGACTCGGGCGGGTTGTCGGCGCTGCTGATGATCCGCAGGCACACCGAGGCCGCCGGGGTGGTACTGCACCTGGACCACCGCGGTGCCGCGCTGGAGCGGCTGCTCGAGGTGACCGGCACCCGGCACTACCTCACCGGTGAGCGGACCGTGGCTTCGGTCGAGCAGGAGCAACGGGGCGACAGCTGA
- a CDS encoding GntR family transcriptional regulator, producing MPTLHETIRREFEDRIHAGKLAPGAKLPTEMELCEQYGVSRATAQRVLNDLADAGLAVRRRRQGTFVADVRRQINLLSYASPETHVKGVPGRHEVLSARIVRSGDAVLALPGADADTAVVELVRRKLDLQDQPRTIERHVVLFSAAPELLNEDLADLVSLPYLRDRGVALDRIRVYLDPVVLDEHDAELLHSEAGTPTLRRRRELRAPDGTAIEVVTALIRPGTAEFFVEFPA from the coding sequence ATGCCGACGCTGCACGAGACGATCAGGCGGGAGTTCGAGGACCGGATCCACGCGGGCAAGCTGGCTCCGGGCGCGAAGCTGCCGACCGAGATGGAGTTGTGCGAGCAGTACGGGGTCAGCCGCGCGACGGCTCAGCGGGTGCTCAACGACCTGGCCGACGCGGGGCTGGCCGTGCGGCGGCGGCGCCAGGGCACGTTCGTCGCGGACGTGCGCCGGCAGATCAACCTGCTCAGCTACGCCTCGCCGGAAACGCACGTCAAGGGCGTGCCGGGGCGGCACGAGGTCCTCTCGGCCCGGATCGTCCGGTCCGGGGACGCCGTGCTCGCCCTGCCCGGGGCCGACGCGGACACCGCGGTGGTGGAACTGGTGCGGCGCAAGCTGGACCTCCAGGACCAGCCGCGCACCATCGAGCGGCACGTCGTGTTGTTCTCCGCTGCGCCCGAGCTGTTGAACGAGGACCTCGCGGACCTCGTCTCGCTGCCGTACCTGCGTGACCGCGGGGTGGCGCTCGACCGCATCCGGGTCTACCTGGACCCCGTGGTGCTCGACGAGCACGACGCCGAACTGCTCCACAGCGAGGCCGGGACACCGACGCTGCGGCGGCGCCGCGAACTGCGTGCGCCCGACGGGACCGCGATCGAGGTGGTCACCGCCCTGATCCGCCCGGGTACCGCCGAGTTCTTCGTCGAGTTCCCCGCGTAG
- a CDS encoding PP2C family protein-serine/threonine phosphatase: protein MEKQESPVARAPYPELAWVAAPYPAVLTTADGRLDGMNEAAELLFSRAGTGLPQWLAEADPAGPAVSGPVGGQGYTAHAVRVGDDRVSWWLVEDTDVRLVRDELRLERERAAFLSEASNALLSSLNLKRCMAVTAELTARYLADAAMVIAPAAKRRFPVVSCVRGGKAEHSELMVNPDEVPGLSEALQGFPPVPSRWIDPRSAPDWLRPEGVDEIGSIVVTPLPGQGVPAGALILVRRREHQGFSDSEEIFARLFAARAGAAMSAARLFAEQTSITETLMRDLLPPVVHQVAGVEFAGGYRAARDHERIGGDFYDVHPAAGEGEESLAVLGDVCGKGLEAAVLTGKVRNTLQALLPLAEDHRRMLTLLNGALLNNRDTRFVTLVLASVVRDGPGVRLRVTSAGHPAPLVVRTTGQVEEVPTMGTVIGVLPELESVTAELTLAPGESCLLFTDGITEAKGGPLGETMFGEERLHRTLSECAGMPAEAVAERVRMLAAEWAGRNAHDDMAVLVITAPRGQHLTAVGGHGRGRYTA from the coding sequence ATGGAGAAGCAGGAGTCCCCCGTCGCGAGAGCGCCGTACCCCGAACTGGCGTGGGTCGCCGCGCCCTACCCGGCCGTGCTGACCACGGCCGACGGGCGGCTCGACGGCATGAACGAAGCGGCGGAACTGCTGTTCTCGCGTGCGGGAACCGGGTTGCCGCAATGGCTCGCCGAGGCGGATCCGGCCGGGCCCGCGGTGTCCGGGCCGGTGGGTGGGCAGGGGTACACCGCGCACGCGGTCCGCGTCGGGGACGACCGGGTGAGCTGGTGGCTGGTCGAGGACACCGACGTCCGGCTGGTCCGCGACGAGCTCCGGCTCGAACGCGAACGCGCTGCCTTCCTCAGCGAGGCGTCGAACGCGTTGCTTTCCTCGCTCAACCTCAAGCGCTGCATGGCGGTCACCGCGGAGCTGACCGCGCGGTACCTCGCCGACGCCGCGATGGTGATCGCCCCGGCGGCGAAGCGCCGGTTCCCGGTGGTGAGCTGCGTGCGCGGCGGTAAGGCCGAGCACTCCGAGCTGATGGTCAACCCCGACGAGGTGCCCGGACTGAGCGAGGCGCTGCAGGGTTTCCCGCCCGTGCCCTCGCGGTGGATCGACCCGCGGTCGGCGCCGGACTGGCTGCGCCCGGAGGGGGTGGACGAGATCGGCTCGATCGTGGTCACCCCGCTGCCGGGCCAGGGCGTGCCCGCCGGTGCGCTGATCCTGGTGCGCCGCCGCGAGCACCAGGGGTTCTCGGACTCCGAGGAAATCTTCGCCCGGCTGTTCGCCGCACGGGCCGGGGCGGCGATGTCGGCCGCCCGGCTGTTCGCCGAGCAGACCTCGATCACCGAGACGCTGATGCGCGACCTGCTGCCGCCGGTGGTGCACCAGGTGGCCGGGGTGGAGTTCGCCGGCGGGTACCGCGCCGCGCGGGACCACGAGCGCATCGGCGGCGACTTCTACGACGTGCACCCGGCCGCCGGTGAGGGCGAGGAGTCGCTGGCCGTGCTCGGCGACGTCTGCGGCAAGGGCCTGGAAGCGGCGGTGCTGACCGGCAAGGTCCGCAACACGCTGCAGGCGCTGCTGCCGCTCGCCGAGGACCACCGGCGGATGCTCACCCTGCTCAACGGCGCGTTGCTGAACAACCGCGACACCCGGTTCGTCACCCTCGTGCTGGCCTCGGTGGTCCGCGACGGCCCCGGCGTCCGGCTGCGCGTGACCAGTGCCGGGCACCCGGCGCCGCTGGTGGTGCGGACCACGGGACAGGTGGAGGAGGTGCCCACGATGGGCACGGTGATCGGGGTACTGCCGGAACTCGAGTCGGTCACCGCCGAGCTGACCCTGGCGCCCGGTGAGAGCTGCCTGCTGTTCACCGACGGCATCACCGAGGCCAAGGGCGGCCCGCTGGGGGAGACCATGTTCGGCGAGGAGCGGCTGCACCGGACGCTGTCCGAATGCGCGGGCATGCCCGCCGAGGCGGTGGCCGAACGCGTGCGGATGCTCGCCGCGGAATGGGCGGGCCGCAACGCGCACGACGACATGGCGGTGCTCGTCATCACCGCGCCCCGCGGGCAGCACCTGACGGCGGTCGGCGGGCACGGGCGAGGCAGGTACACCGCATGA
- a CDS encoding STAS domain-containing protein, protein MSAESSAPGDSAGRWESGRPLWSAAPGNRDGVALLSLAGELDLAAVEGLEHVLGEALDDAGDGLVVDMTTVSFCDSSCLNALLRAAARIRAAGARFALVAVSPAVVRPITVLNLGEALPITGSLAEAVKLVRAR, encoded by the coding sequence ATGTCAGCCGAGTCCAGTGCGCCCGGAGACAGCGCGGGACGGTGGGAAAGCGGACGCCCGCTGTGGTCGGCCGCGCCGGGGAACCGCGACGGGGTCGCGCTCCTCTCACTCGCCGGGGAACTGGACCTGGCCGCCGTGGAGGGCCTCGAGCACGTGCTCGGCGAAGCGCTCGACGACGCCGGTGACGGCCTGGTGGTGGACATGACCACGGTGAGCTTCTGCGATTCCAGCTGCCTCAACGCCTTGCTTCGCGCCGCGGCCCGGATTCGCGCGGCCGGGGCGCGGTTCGCACTGGTGGCCGTCTCACCCGCGGTCGTCCGGCCGATCACCGTGCTGAACCTGGGCGAGGCGCTGCCGATCACCGGCAGCCTGGCCGAAGCGGTGAAGCTGGTCCGGGCGCGCTGA
- a CDS encoding helix-turn-helix transcriptional regulator — protein sequence MTHSDSELDGLVRQRIRALRVAQGWSLDELAARAGLSPSSLSRIETGRRRLALDQLVTLARALDTSLDQLVETDTEDVVSSPAIDAPRGLMRWPIKADPGMTVVRQRMTSPPPDQPSRLRAHPGREWLVVLSGTAVLLLGGRRLRVETNQAAEFPTMLPHAIGAEGGPCEILGIFDRDARRGHRGD from the coding sequence ATGACGCACAGCGACAGCGAGCTGGACGGCCTCGTGCGCCAGCGGATCCGCGCCCTGCGGGTGGCGCAGGGCTGGTCGCTGGACGAGCTGGCCGCCCGCGCGGGGCTCAGCCCGTCCTCGCTCAGCCGGATCGAGACCGGGCGGCGGCGCCTGGCCCTCGACCAGCTCGTCACCCTGGCCCGTGCCCTGGACACCTCACTGGACCAGCTGGTCGAGACCGATACGGAGGACGTGGTCTCCTCCCCCGCGATCGACGCGCCCCGCGGGCTGATGCGGTGGCCGATCAAGGCCGATCCCGGGATGACCGTGGTGCGCCAGCGCATGACGAGCCCGCCGCCGGACCAGCCTTCGCGGCTGCGCGCGCATCCCGGCCGCGAGTGGCTCGTGGTGCTGTCCGGCACCGCGGTGCTGCTACTGGGCGGCCGGCGGCTGCGGGTGGAGACCAACCAGGCCGCCGAGTTCCCGACCATGCTCCCGCACGCGATCGGGGCCGAGGGTGGCCCCTGCGAGATCCTCGGCATCTTCGACCGGGACGCCCGCCGCGGCCACCGCGGCGATTAG
- a CDS encoding helix-turn-helix domain-containing protein: MTGYRAHPFTAGFDRKVLVLTGDIDRADGPDFAGWLDLLSGTGADEVIVDLAEVRRIGAGPAVLLGNFGDGLAGTGRRLRLVTGAGAGHALHLARIGTRSGTGVTLHSTVSDAALAGESTAPVAFGTTSARAGRHFLAEAYADNTMFTQGAEEGFRVHHTVRDAGAFAIAELEHSMAVDHSPTPLSRPLVCRVLDGELVRTGDGVPSVVAAGEFVLFAHPDPAGTVSKAGTRLQLIRVHPAVFAAVLAGEPLGFTGHLPVSAAAGRHLGATVDHLAEHVLGASRSSRVLTSAARLLAATVLDTFPHTVVAGPDSPLAGAIAFIERNAAADIGPAEIAGAGQVSVRALQLAFRRHLDTTPMAYLRQFRLAGARGELLAADPALDTVTAIALRWRFPHPGRFATDYRAAYGQSPSAALQDRTAMRRDAQGHPDATGTHR, encoded by the coding sequence ATGACCGGGTACCGCGCACACCCGTTCACCGCGGGGTTCGACCGGAAGGTCCTGGTGCTGACCGGCGACATCGACCGCGCCGACGGCCCCGATTTCGCTGGCTGGCTCGACCTGCTGTCCGGCACGGGGGCCGACGAGGTGATCGTCGATCTGGCGGAGGTGCGCCGGATCGGGGCCGGCCCGGCGGTGCTGCTGGGCAACTTCGGGGACGGGCTGGCGGGCACCGGCCGCCGGCTGCGCCTGGTGACCGGCGCTGGTGCCGGGCACGCGCTGCACCTGGCCCGGATCGGCACCCGCAGCGGGACCGGGGTGACGCTGCACAGCACGGTCTCCGACGCGGCACTGGCCGGGGAAAGCACCGCCCCGGTCGCGTTCGGCACCACGAGCGCGCGGGCCGGGAGGCACTTCCTGGCCGAGGCCTACGCCGACAACACCATGTTCACCCAGGGGGCGGAAGAGGGCTTCCGGGTCCACCACACCGTGCGTGACGCCGGGGCGTTCGCCATCGCCGAGTTGGAGCACTCGATGGCGGTGGACCACAGCCCGACCCCGCTGAGCCGGCCGCTGGTGTGCCGGGTGCTCGACGGCGAGCTGGTCCGCACCGGCGACGGTGTCCCGAGCGTGGTCGCGGCGGGGGAGTTCGTGCTGTTCGCCCATCCGGACCCGGCGGGCACGGTGAGCAAGGCGGGGACGCGGCTGCAGCTGATCCGGGTGCACCCGGCGGTGTTCGCCGCGGTGCTGGCCGGGGAGCCGCTCGGGTTCACCGGCCACCTGCCGGTCAGCGCCGCGGCCGGGCGTCACCTCGGGGCCACCGTGGACCACCTGGCCGAGCACGTGCTCGGCGCGTCGCGCAGCAGCCGCGTGCTCACCAGCGCCGCCCGGCTGCTCGCCGCGACCGTGCTCGACACCTTCCCGCACACGGTGGTGGCGGGGCCGGATTCGCCGCTGGCCGGTGCGATCGCGTTCATCGAGCGCAACGCCGCGGCGGACATCGGCCCGGCCGAGATCGCCGGGGCCGGGCAGGTCAGCGTCCGCGCGCTGCAGCTGGCCTTCCGCAGGCACCTGGACACCACGCCGATGGCGTACCTGCGGCAGTTCCGGCTGGCCGGGGCGCGCGGTGAGCTGCTGGCCGCGGACCCGGCGCTGGACACGGTCACCGCGATCGCGCTGCGGTGGCGGTTCCCGCACCCCGGGCGCTTTGCCACCGACTACCGGGCCGCCTACGGGCAGTCGCCCAGCGCGGCGCTGCAGGACCGGACGGCTATGCGACGTGATGCACAAGGGCATCCTGACGCGACCGGAACACATCGATGA